The genomic region TCAAGCAAGAAACACAATTATTTGTTCTTAAAATTTTCATCTCTTCTACTAAATCTTTGGTAAGAGAAATTTCTTAGAAGAGAACCAAGTCGTAAAGCAGCGTTTTAACGGTAAATACAGGATGGCTAAAATAGAAGAATCTGTTGTAAAGTAAACAAGCACTCGGCAAGCTAGTCACGGACTGCGGTGATTGACTCTGACTTCGAACCAACGGGgaatgaattttaaatttaatgtgcCGGAAATATTTCCAAATTGTTTACGGTTAAATATTTTACGGTTTGTTTATTGTGACAATAGTATATTTCAATACGATTTTGCAAGATTTCGCgttttataattttgaattgaattgagatgacatttgatcctcaaaacataCCTGGTCGACTagctgataccattcataaaaataatttcaaataccatattgcctgttgaaagaaaagtacagtcagcgataaaagcttaagAAACCTTTTATAAATAAGGTCACAAAACTTACCAGCATGGCCTTGCAGTTTTCGGTGAGCGCTACCACGATCAGCAGGAGACCAGCACCAGTGACTCCACTCAACACCGCGCCGGTGGCCAAACTGATTACTGTTAACattcaaatatattttgtcctaaccctgtaggcctagcacatgattggagcgacagtatctcgccgcgaATTAGACTATACTTACCCatttttttctaactgtattaaatAAAGAGGGacaggtagtctatctcgcggcgagatcctgtcgcgccaatcatgtgctagcccggctgaaaccagagggctaccgcgaaccacgatcGACGTGTCACACTTGTAAAATTATGGAGAATACAAACTAACGCTGCGTAGATTGTGTATGGTGAATCTCATCGTACTGCCGACCGTGAGACGTCAGTAGCGTCAGCAAGACAGCTCCCACCAGCACCTGCCCACAAATAATTTActggtcaatgtggctaattccgtcatagggcctactccgtctactagcgtatatttctttgattttcaatcgtaggaaaataACCATCTGCTTTTAATTGAtcgctgaaactaaaagcaatcgctgctttgtcatTACTCGTTGAAATTATctattttgttcgttgttccaggaaaacgctagtagacggaataatCCTTATGACGGAATTgaccacattgaccttaaattaaattactaacACAGATAGGTACACCACTTTTTAAACGTGACAAGAAAGGGGTCTCACTTTCTTGTCACGCACGGGTAAATCGGcccattttaaattttaatttagttgtcgaatttcatttcatttcatttcatttatttgttgtAAAATCATGTACATAAAATTAGAAAggtgttaaataataaaaataatgtcggTCCATGACACCCTGCTAGGGCACacaacatacttaaaactaatataaaactaattaaattagttgAAGACAAAATCGAACCAATTAGAACaaaatgatttaaattaaaaaaacagtaattggaattaaattagaaataatgcaaattaaaaataataaaatttttaaatattaggtaatagtagtttatgcaacagtgatataataagggttcttaaaattcaagggtcgaagttacaaaacgagacgtagtcgagttttgtaaaaaaagacccgagaattttaagaaccaattatgagctgttgcatacattactttttctatgacagctgcagcaaaaaaaaaaaaaaaaaaaattaaaaaaaagagttattattaaaaaaaagagttattatttaaaaaaaattgagttattatttaaaaaaaaaaagagttattattgtaaatgaaaacatacctctttcaatcaagatgatcggaacttgtatctttaaaaaaaataaagcagttgtattatactcataagatgactgctagcagtcatcttatgagcctatagacaaatcattcaaatgacattgctttagatatcactgtcagtcatttaattgacacatttaagtgctggagtagaaaaaatcaattaaattaagttaaaacaaatataatttcatgcaatcaaaataaattagatCCAATACTTTTCAAAGTCCAAATACAATTGTATAATTAAATTaggtttataataaattatcatCGTCAATAAAATCCTTTACGGAGTAATAACATTTTTCAATCAATAATTTTTTcagcttgtttttaaatactgCATGTCGAGGTTCTTGTTTAATGGAATTGGGAATCTTATTAGTAATTACTATACAATTGTAGTGTGGGCTATTTCTATACATTTCTAAATTGCATCTTGGGACCAATAGTTTATTTCTGTACTGCTCTCTAGTTCTCTGCTTATCTTGCTTTACTTCAAATAAGTGGGGGTTTTCACGAACAAAGAGAGCAGTGTGCAGTATATAAATACAGGGTAATGTCAATAAACCATACTCAATAAAATATGGGTTACAACTAGTTGGAAGACGCACATTTGCAAGGATGCGTACACACTTTTTTTGCATTACAAACAGTTGCTTTGCTTCGGTGCTGCCCCCCCATAGCACAATACCATAGCAGAGCCATGCGTATGCGTTTGCGTAGTACGCAGATAATGCACATTCAAAATTTGTATTTGATTTTAGAATATAAAGCGCATAGATAAATCTTGACATTTTAGTTTTAACTTGTTGAATATGTGCTTTCCAATTTATTCCAGAATCTATTGTTATACCTAAAAGTCTAAATTCCTCAACTTCCTGTACGTTACATGCGTTTACATCTAGGTATAGTTCCAAAGGGTTTTTTTGAGCTGGTTTAAACtgtataatttttgttttatttaaatttatttccaaGTTATGGTCGCTAAGCCAATCTtttacattattgaaaatattcttAAGGCGGTCGTTGCATTCAATGCTATTGTTGCAATTAAAAAGCAGTGACACGTCGTCGGCAAACATTACGCAAGTCGTGTTGGTGTCTAGGACTTTCGGTAAGTCGTTAATGTAGGCTATGAACAGGAGGCATCCGCATACACTGCCCTGTGGAATAGAACATGTCGTGTAACGCATGTCAGATATAACGGGTCTTACTTCATTTGATTTAATGTTAAAGTAATCTATTTCTACACATTGCCTGCGATTTTTGAGGTATGATTGAAACCAGTTATAAGCCAAACCACGTATTCCCATCCCGTGTAATTTGTAAAGTAGAATTTCATGGGAAACGTTTTCATATGCTTTTGACATGTCTAATAAGAGCCCCACGCTATATGATCTATTATTTATGTGACATAAGGTGTTAAATATATATTGGTAAACCGCTAGTGACGTTGAGCGGTGTTTCCGAAAACCGTATTGGTTAGTGTctaaaatatgatatttttcgaaaaactcataCACACGATTTGTCATACATTTTTCGAATAATTTCGACACCGACGGTATAAGCGCAATCGGCCGGTATTGACTTGGATTTTTTGGATCACCGCCTGGCTTCAGGATGGGtttgatttttgatattttaagtAACTCAGGGAAGGTGCCTTCAATAAAAGATTGATTTACCAATCGAGTTATAGGGGGTGTTAGCTCTTCTACACATAACTTTACGATAACTGGCGGTATTTCGTCAACACCGAAACtctgtttattttttaagttttttattaatgtctTTACTTCGGGTTCCGTAACTGGACGTATGTATATTGAGTTCGCGACGGGAGTAAGCACACAACGCGCGCGCGCTGGTATAGCCCCGGTGCCTAAGTTCGACTCTCCTACCGACGCAAAGTGTTCATTAAACAGGTTTGATACCTGGTCGGGCGATGTTACGATTTCATCAGCTGTTTTAAGAAACATATTTTTGTGCGTGTAGTCCCTTTGTTTCCTTGTTATGCTGTTTATAACTGTCCACATActcttcattttattttttgacTTTTTCATTCTGTTAGCGTAATTAATTTTCTTTGAGGCTTTAATACAGCGTCTAAGGATTTTCCCATAGGTATTGTAGTGATTTCGAATTGCATCaactttacttttatttactatGATTTTAAGTTGCCTTTTGTGTCTGCAGGAAGTACGTAGTCCCTTTGTAAGCCAGGGTTTCATGCGGTTTGATAGCCTTAGCTTTAGTTTTCTACGGGGTATGTGTTCGTCTAATAgagtttttaatgtaatagaaaatgaATTGAAATTGGCATTTATATCATTAGTATCCAAAAGTATTTTAGACCAATTTTTTTCGCGCAAAGCATTTTTGAAAGATATCATATTGTTTTCGCTGAATATTCGTTTTGATGTGTaatatgaatgttgttttaATTCTGCGCTTAAGCTCtgaattttatacaaaataccCTTATGGTCAGAAATGCCATAGTCTGTGACTTCAACACAATTTTTTCTCATGTTGGTAAATACCAGGTCTATACAAGAGCAAGAATTGTTTATcacttcatttcatttcattcgtCATATTATGATAAAATTTTGTAGATAGCTTACAGTTCCCTTTTCTGTACAATACTTATATCTAAACGCAATTTAATCGTATGTCCTAAAATCTTACACTGAGTTACGAAAAAGTGTGGCATTTGCGtaactacatacctacctatatatttttgggACAAGCGTGTATTTAGCCCGCCTAAAATGAGGGCTCTTCAACTCAGTCAAAATTTATCtgaaattacgaaaaaataaatataacaagaaGAAAGACATACAGAGGTTGTTTGTAAAATATGTTCCTAGTATAAAAATTGGTAGGTTTGAAAAGCTCTTTTCTGGTCGGAATAAACTCAAAATCCAAATCGGAGACGAAAAAATTTATGAAATATTCCATTGAATTACGGAAAATTCCATACGTATTCCTACTCAGTGGAAGATTTTGTAGGACATGTTACAGTGAAATTGCGCTTATGTtgtactagcgatccgccccggcttcgcacgggttaacaaattatacataaaccttcctcttgaatcactaatatcactatatctattacaataaaccgcatcgaaatccgttgcgtagttttaaagatctaagcatacatagggacagacagacagcgggaagcgactttgttttataaagtagTGATAGATTATTAggttaaatacaaaataaaaatctgaCGAAATGAACGaacgacaacaaaataaaaattgaccCTAAAGGGAGTGTTACCTGGGCGAAGGCGATGAGGAGCACGCCCGGGAACAGGTTGCAGACGCCGCAGCAGCTCTCGAAGTGGCAGCCGGGCTTGTGCACGAGGAAGTGCAGTGGCTGCACAAATACATTTAAgtataagcacagaataagtaatagtactaccgtcacagaataaataatagtactaagtacagaagactcactctctaacaaaacgcgtctgttacgatcagcacagatatggccgtgtatgtggcgacagcgccactaggaatatcaccccttgaggtttgcacaatatggctgatggtcgcgctaggcagatcatgaaatgccggcgtttcatgatatgcccaggaatatcacaccctacttattttatatgcctaaacgtcgccaggcaaatcgtcaaacgttgatgtttgaacgatatggctggtagtcgctagtcagatcatgaaatggcggcgtacCAAAGATTTAGTAGAACAGATGAACATTTTAAGAACAAATTGTGTTtacggcttatggctttcctcaaaattggggccgaacggatgtaattttagctacctgtagcaaagcgacgaaatcgcggagtgagacacgcctgctaccgtacagaaaggatacttcctacaaaaccgaagtttgacagcgattcagggtcgaatcatgatatccctttctaactttatggcactatcccttccggctatttagggttgtcaaaattcaagtcattatcttctgtggtcgtgcacgcaaatggtacgtcaagttgtgtcaaccctaataattgctcggagcaatgctgagccgaacgacgccgagtttgcccgaagtcaggtcTCCCCACTGGTATTAGGTCAATGTCTATAAGGGAAGACTGGCTACAATCTCTTTCATCACTTTTATGTCTTGAATTTGTACACATAAggtaaatgtggctaattccgtcatagcgatcacctgtcatctgtcatagtaAAGTAAGGCGGAAGGCCCTAGCAGCAAAAGCCATTATCACAAAAAAAAGaatcggaagctccggcccgtacacggcccggtctatcgTGGGTTATTCTTAAAGGTACATTTTGTACCCTAACCATTATTTCTTTTCTTTCAACTTAGTACCTGGACAGTGCTCTGACTTCTGCTTCTATTCTTGTCGCTGCTTTTAGATAAAACCTCCGTGGCACTCTTGCGCATGATGACCTGTTAATCTTCCACTATTAATCACTAAACTGCTAATGTATCCTAAAATTCTGTGACTAAATAAATCACGGGCTGTTTTGACAGGGACGTTTTTCTGACGTTCAATGGTCGTTATCTCTTCCTGGTTCGGCCTAAGTATTAAATTTAACATGGAGTTTGGTTAGAAAatgtcaaaggactgtttcatttcaaacatagacagagagaatcatattgtctttgtcttacactagtactagcacccaaaagaaaaggatgagtacttatagttttcctggttcttactgactgacaaattgctttgaccaactatatattagTTGCACACCCATGTGGCTCCTCTATACGATGGGTCAGCGCTAGACCAGCGAAATGGCCATGCGATAGTTGAAACGCAAATACacgatagagtctgttcggaaagagaagagtcgatTTGGCGTCTTTCGGCGTCCGCGTCTGGCCAgcgctatggccgctgctcgacgcaacgtcgacgcaactgcgcagcgacgtcattttccatagcgctgaccagacgccgacgccggaaagacgccaaatgtggggtggccctaaggaATTCAGGAGTTCGTCTTCATTCACTGTTCTTACACTCAGCTTATACTttacttacataggtacatgtttACAAACAAACCCAATACAATTGATTCTTTTCTAAGCCTCTTATGTAAAAATACAATAAGAATCCTCCTTTTGTCATAGCGGTTAAAATGTTTCTAAAAGCATAATGTAAATGATCACGAAATAGGTACCTGAACAATGTTTATTCGTTCCGTATTTATTATCTGCAAATTTCGCGAGTAACATTCAATAactgatatacttggtcaaccagatcttgacagtagaaaaaccggccaagtgcgagtcggactcgcgcacggagggttccgcaccatcaacaaaaaatagagcaaaacaagta from Cydia amplana chromosome 19, ilCydAmpl1.1, whole genome shotgun sequence harbors:
- the LOC134656818 gene encoding uncharacterized protein LOC134656818, with amino-acid sequence MRKSATEVLSKSSDKNRSRSQSTVQPLHFLVHKPGCHFESCCGVCNLFPGVLLIAFAQVLVGAVLLTLLTSHGRQYDEIHHTQSTQLISLATGAVLSGVTGAGLLLIVVALTENCKAMLVYLLVALIVMMGIATLGLFKINRSCGHFKDAPKIKDEQHRLANLACVSGLLTFFGAVIYFFSFVVVFSFYHFRYVRRAIMLHEAECE